CACCGCCATGTACAGCCCCTGGCACTCGGGGTGGTTGGGGCAGCGGAAGCGGAAGTTGCCGCCGTTGTAGTGCTCGTACAGCGAGCTGTGAGGCTGCACCGAGGACCGAATCTCCAGGTCCAGTGCAGTGCTCTGCCGAATGAGCACCAGCGGCGTCAGGTCGAGCGCCAGGGCCGGCTTGTCTGTCTTCTTGTGCTCACCGTTGCGGAAGTGATAGACCTCGATGAGGCCAGCGGTAACCATGACGGAgcagacgctcgacgacaagTCCTTCCATAGGCCCTTGTCCGACCACCGCGATATCGACGCTATGAAGCGCGCCGCCTTTTCGTCGGTTGTCTTCGGTCCATGCAGACCGGCCTGTGAGGCAGAGTTAGACGGCGTCAAGCTGTAGTCCGATCCCGACAGTAGCGACTcgcccaccgccggcgcccgcgcgtccTTGTTGATGCTCACGCCCAGCTCCGTCTCCGGAATGTCGATACTTtcaatctcgtcgtcgctcgagtcGGCATCTGACTCGTCCGAGAACTCTTCGGAAACAGAAGACACGTCTGAGGGAAGGTACTCGTGCTTAAGGGGCGACGACCCACGACGTCTGATGCGCTCCGGGCTGTTCACGTCGGTAGGCGGTTGCAGCGGAGGCGGAGACTgcgtcggcgacgcagaCTTGTCGGCCGACTTAGGGCTGACGCTGAGCGTGCGGTGgaccggcggccgcggcgcgccatcatcgcgGAACTGCGTGGTGTTAGGGGGTGCGCTCTCTCCGCGTAGGCTGCGAGGGTCTGGACGCATGCTCTCGCTCAACGGCCTGCTCCGCTCCTCCTTGGCTGCATTCTTTGTGGGAGTCTTTTCTGGATCAGACAGCTCCGGAGAGGCTTGCTGCGCTGGAAACGAGGATGGCATGGTCGCTCGGTGCGGGCGGTATCGCGAAGGCAGCGCGCGTCTGTCGTCGGTTGTGGGTGAAGACGCGACGTTTTTGGAAATTGGTGACCTGGGTGATTCAGGCAGCGGCACGCGTGCACCGAACGGCAtgtccgccgcgccccgcGCAGTGGTCGGCTCCGGCTCACCGACCTCActcggctccggctcccTGGGCGGCACAGGGGTAAGGGGAAGAATGTCTAGCCAGTCGAGGATCTGGTCCTCGCTGTCTGCGCTCAAGGTGAGGAGCTCATGCCACGACTTGCCATTGTGCGTGCCGCGGATCATGACGACCATGTCCAACTCGCCGTCCCCTGTTCGTGCCGAGACCATGGACATGGGAACGGGAGCAAACAGAAGGAAACATCGTCGCCCTTCGCCAGTCTCTCGGATAAGAAtatcgccgtcgtcggcatcctTTTGATTGTCGCGATGAATCACTTCGACCTGGCACTCCAGCCGCTGTCCGTTGGAGTGCGCCAGGTCGAGCGCGAAGACGTCTTTGGCATTGACTTGGCGATTTGGGTCGATGGTGACATCGCGGGCCGGACCGAGGGTACGCAGATCGCGTGCCCTTGTCTTGTCTGTGTTGATGGCATCCTGGTCCGTCATGCGAGCCGTCTCCTCTCTatggcgccgtcgggcctTGTCTTGGAGATTCTCAAAGTCCCGGAGCAGTTCATGCGTGTCATTTGAGTCTATGATGGCGTCCAGGCACTTGATCAGCTTGGTCATTTGCTTGATCCGGATGAGCGGCCGCTTCAACAGgtgcgccacggccacccgCTCCCCGGCGGagtcgacgatgtcgccTCGCTCATTCCGGGGCAGCGCATTGAGGAGCGAgtcctcatcgtccagcTGGCCGGGGGCCAGGTTGACGACAACGTCCTCGAATCCCAGACGCCACGCGCTGAGATAGCTGTTGTAGATTGGCACGATGCCGTGTGCCCAGTTGGCCAGCCGTCGCACGTCCGACATTGGCGCCTTGCGGTGTGCATTCTTGAGCTTTTCCAGGGCGACGCCCATGTTGACCACCGACTTGGACAGGCCATCCTTGCTGGACGATCCCGGACCGAAAAGCTCTGTCGAGTTCGTGCCGTTCACTACGTGGGTCAGCAACACTGGGATGACGCCGTCCACTAGGGTCTTGAGTTCGCGCAGGTACaggttctcgtcgtcgacaaaCTCTTTGAGCAGCTCGTCAGATGTCACGTCACCCGAGCCGGCGCGTCTCTTCCTCAGACTCGGCCGCGAGCGGTTGTTCTTGATGCCGCTGGGAATGCTTGAGTTGTCTGGCAGCGATAACACCGAGACCAGATCCGAGTGGCGAGTCAGGCGTCTCTTGAGCCCGGGAGCGTGATTGTGAGGCTTCGAGGACTCGCTGTCCCTGGTGAGGCCCGTCGACTGCGTCAGGGTCGATTGGGACGCATCCGTCAGGTCTGAGCCGAGCGCACTAGAATCGTCTTCAGACATGATGGTTGACAGTTCATGCTTGCCGTTCGTAGGCGGTTTGTATCTGGGGCCTGCCATCTTGGGAGGCTCGTACTCGTCACGGATATCGGTGAGGCCGCTGGATGTATAGTCGGACGAATGGTACgagtcggtgtcgtcgtAGTCCTTGCGTGGCTCGTGCCCTTGGTAGGCTTTGGGGTAACTCTGCCCGCTTGATTCACCCTGGAACGCCTCCTTCAGCACGCCCAAGAAGGGTCTTCTGACTCCTGGCTTTAACGGTGACGAGGGGCTTCTAgtcgccctgctgcgctTCAAGCCGTGGTCGACCTTTGCCTTGGGCGTTTCGTCAGTGGCCGTGTCCGCGCTTTCCGTCGGCGGAGCCGTGTTCTCCTGGTCCTCGGTGCTCTCCGCCCTGGGTGTGGAATCGCGAGCCCGTGTCTCGTGAGATGATCGGCGGCGCGTCTTATGCTCATCCGGCTTCTGCGGCTTCTCGGGCGTCTTTGGCGTAGTGCTGGAGTCGTCCACAAACGGGTCGACCGTGTTGTTCAACCACTTTTCGATGCTTGGCGGCTTATTCACGACAGGTGCCTTTGACGGTTCGTTGATGTCGTGGATCATCTTCTTGCCCTCTTCCACAACCTTCTTGAAGACATTCGGCATGCCCTTGAGGCTGGAATTGCGATCAACCTTGGGCCGTTTCGGCCGTGTTTTGTTGAGGGAAAGATCGAGCTCGCTGAAGGCCGAGTGGCCAAAGGGAATGTCGCCCGAGATGTCTGCAACAGACTTGTTCGCGATGCTCGAGAGGTCGGAGGCGTTGTAGGCGCTGCTTAGGTTggagccctcgtcgtcgaggctggaTGGATCTGTGGAGAGCTTGGACGTGTCGGCTACCGACTTGGGCCGTGATTTGGGCGAGAGCCGCCTCCGCGGTCCCGGACGCTTAGTGGGGGTGTCAAGAACGGAGTCGGGCTCCTCGATGACCTCGATATAGTCGGGGCCGCTGCGCGATGTGGACTCTGTAGTCCGCGAGAGCTCCGATTCCTCGACTATTATCCTGTCGGACCTATCTCGCGCAGACGTGGTCGTCCTACTCCGGGCCCGGGATGCAGGCGGCGCATCTGCGGGCTTGTGTTTCGCAAAGCTCGCACTCGTCGGTCGCACGCGCACGCCGTCAGCGTCCTTGGGAACCGACTTGGAGCCCGTGACACGGATTCCATCGTCCAGCTTCTGCGGCGTGACCCGGATCCCATCATCGTCCACAGACGGCGGGACGTGCttggccgtcgcctggcTTGACGCCCCGCCCCCATCGCTGGTGGTTTCTGACCTGGCGCTTTTGCGGGAGTGTGTCGACCTGTAACTCCTCGGCGGTGGGGTGTCGGggacctcgaccttggccgcccAGGCCTTGATCTTGCCCGACACATTAGGGTGCGGGGCGGAGCGCTGGACAAAGTCGGGGGGTATGGGGTTCGGGCTGGGCGACTTGGTCGTAGCCTTTGGCGAGACCTTGCGGAGGGCGTTCTTGTGGGCTTTGGGCTTCCTCCAGTGCTCGTCACTAACGACACGTTTCTTGGGAGGAGCATTGGGTCGGGATTCGAGGGTATCGTCGCCGGTgctggtcgaggcgggcgtaTCGGCGGAGTGATGCACCTCTGGCTTCACGCGGGGTGGCGGGCGCTTCCTCTGCCTCATCCTGATGCGCAGGCGgtcctcctcggtgacg
This sequence is a window from Purpureocillium takamizusanense chromosome 8, complete sequence. Protein-coding genes within it:
- a CDS encoding uncharacterized protein (EggNog:ENOG503Q4NX), with protein sequence MPISNNPPDDDDASTQPAGGAQPDGHAPTTPKQKRSPSPGTTPRSAPAAAGAAGLAAASRPRSNSKKPEPTLLADFLKGRPSPSRQAAERRRRQSVEAVKAELRQEMRQSSVRKLQPPGGVRDRVSAWQKTNAAAAAKGDPDDAATEPPDVAFADEDIESVTEEDRLRIRMRQRKRPPPRVKPEVHHSADTPASTSTGDDTLESRPNAPPKKRVVSDEHWRKPKAHKNALRKVSPKATTKSPSPNPIPPDFVQRSAPHPNVSGKIKAWAAKVEVPDTPPPRSYRSTHSRKSARSETTSDGGGASSQATAKHVPPSVDDDGIRVTPQKLDDGIRVTGSKSVPKDADGVRVRPTSASFAKHKPADAPPASRARSRTTTSARDRSDRIIVEESELSRTTESTSRSGPDYIEVIEEPDSVLDTPTKRPGPRRRLSPKSRPKSVADTSKLSTDPSSLDDEGSNLSSAYNASDLSSIANKSVADISGDIPFGHSAFSELDLSLNKTRPKRPKVDRNSSLKGMPNVFKKVVEEGKKMIHDINEPSKAPVVNKPPSIEKWLNNTVDPFVDDSSTTPKTPEKPQKPDEHKTRRRSSHETRARDSTPRAESTEDQENTAPPTESADTATDETPKAKVDHGLKRSRATRSPSSPLKPGVRRPFLGVLKEAFQGESSGQSYPKAYQGHEPRKDYDDTDSYHSSDYTSSGLTDIRDEYEPPKMAGPRYKPPTNGKHELSTIMSEDDSSALGSDLTDASQSTLTQSTGLTRDSESSKPHNHAPGLKRRLTRHSDLVSVLSLPDNSSIPSGIKNNRSRPSLRKRRAGSGDVTSDELLKEFVDDENLYLRELKTLVDGVIPVLLTHVVNGTNSTELFGPGSSSKDGLSKSVVNMGVALEKLKNAHRKAPMSDVRRLANWAHGIVPIYNSYLSAWRLGFEDVVVNLAPGQLDDEDSLLNALPRNERGDIVDSAGERVAVAHLLKRPLIRIKQMTKLIKCLDAIIDSNDTHELLRDFENLQDKARRRHREETARMTDQDAINTDKTRARDLRTLGPARDVTIDPNRQVNAKDVFALDLAHSNGQRLECQVEVIHRDNQKDADDGDILIRETGEGRRCFLLFAPVPMSMVSARTGDGELDMVVMIRGTHNGKSWHELLTLSADSEDQILDWLDILPLTPVPPREPEPSEVGEPEPTTARGAADMPFGARVPLPESPRSPISKNVASSPTTDDRRALPSRYRPHRATMPSSFPAQQASPELSDPEKTPTKNAAKEERSRPLSESMRPDPRSLRGESAPPNTTQFRDDGAPRPPVHRTLSVSPKSADKSASPTQSPPPLQPPTDVNSPERIRRRGSSPLKHEYLPSDVSSVSEEFSDESDADSSDDEIESIDIPETELGVSINKDARAPAVGESLLSGSDYSLTPSNSASQAGLHGPKTTDEKAARFIASISRWSDKGLWKDLSSSVCSVMVTAGLIEVYHFRNGEHKKTDKPALALDLTPLVLIRQSTALDLEIRSSVQPHSSLYEHYNGGNFRFRCPNHPECQGLYMAVHKARLNNQKFIELENEARFKSFGEQRAPAENEGSTSSRRRNWFGRKNSYRSSVRAPSHDGASTTPSSTPSASSFLKRLTGAGNLSFNLARSSVDRQSLRSVGNSLYTSGSSSASGTPPRSPSVSVENSGRNMTSVNPDNIRIRLHLLVGAAKWEDYGNCSLQIRRPPPGWRQALRANHGLEKRITATTLPKKESEKPRIVLDAVLGSGCFTPMGSRGIVCGVWEEVRNGDGVVGMVPATGATGGNIKKWCFQFANAPEASWVLRLVHQEVVRA